One Deinococcota bacterium DNA window includes the following coding sequences:
- the rpsJ gene encoding 30S ribosomal protein S10, translated as MAASPLIRIKLKGFDHRSLDQSASKIVETVRRTGAKVAGPVPLPTRIRRFCVLRSPFVNKDSREHFEIRTHNRLIDIKAPTKSTIDSLMHLDLPTGVDIEIKTVGGR; from the coding sequence ATGGCCGCCTCTCCCCTCATCCGCATCAAGCTGAAGGGCTTCGATCACCGCAGCCTCGACCAGTCGGCCAGCAAGATCGTCGAGACGGTCAGGCGCACGGGCGCCAAGGTGGCCGGCCCGGTGCCGCTGCCCACGCGCATCCGTCGCTTTTGCGTATTGCGCAGCCCCTTCGTCAACAAGGACTCGCGCGAGCACTTCGAGATCCGCACCCATAACCGCCTGATCGACATCAAGGCGCCGACGAAGAGCACCATCGACAGCCTCATGCACCTAGACCTCCCCACGGGGGTCGACATCGAGATCAAAACGGTCGGAGGACGGTAA
- the rplC gene encoding 50S ribosomal protein L3 has translation MKGILGTKVGMTQIWQGDRLVPVTVVLAGPCPVVQRKTTDTDGYNATQLGWAEKREKSANKPEKGHAKKAGVPVQRHLVEFRDYAPEEDAVTVEIFAPGQKVDVTGTSKGRGTAGVMKRWNFRGMSASHGVKKKHRHPGSIGQRKSPGRVYKGKRMAGHYGAERVTTLGLELLEVRPDDNLLLIKGAVPGPSGSVVVVKDSTRKDSTRGVK, from the coding sequence GTGAAAGGTATTCTCGGCACCAAGGTGGGGATGACCCAGATCTGGCAGGGCGACAGGCTCGTGCCCGTGACCGTCGTTCTGGCCGGTCCCTGCCCGGTGGTGCAGCGTAAAACAACCGATACGGACGGCTACAACGCCACCCAACTCGGCTGGGCCGAAAAGCGTGAAAAGTCCGCCAACAAACCCGAAAAGGGCCACGCCAAAAAGGCCGGCGTCCCCGTCCAGCGTCACCTCGTCGAGTTCCGCGACTACGCGCCCGAAGAGGACGCCGTCACGGTCGAAATCTTCGCGCCCGGCCAGAAGGTCGACGTGACCGGCACCTCCAAGGGCCGCGGCACCGCCGGCGTCATGAAGCGCTGGAACTTTCGCGGCATGAGCGCCAGCCACGGCGTCAAGAAAAAGCATCGCCACCCCGGCTCGATCGGCCAGCGCAAGAGCCCCGGCCGCGTCTACAAGGGCAAGCGCATGGCCGGCCACTACGGCGCCGAGCGCGTGACCACCCTCGGCTTGGAGCTCCTGGAGGTCCGCCCCGACGACAACCTGCTGCTCATCAAAGGCGCCGTCCCCGGCCCCAGCGGTTCGGTCGTCGTCGTCAAAGATTCGACGAGAAAAGATTCCACGAGAGGGGTGAAATGA
- the rplD gene encoding 50S ribosomal protein L4: MPVTLDVIGADRQVTLDLPEPKASVLHEVVNWQLAKRRRGTAATKTRGMVSGTTAKMYPQKGTGRARHGSYKAPIFVGGGIAFGPRPRDYGYSLPKRVRQLGLAMAVSARAQDGKMALVDSFSIGGKTKEFVAWAHDHGFDGKERVLLVTDDEMARRAARNLPWVGVLPRVGLNAYDILRYDRLVVDAAMFENGQVDEEEQVEAPTLSPANDGLNDGLNDGLNTSGELRS; this comes from the coding sequence ATGCCCGTCACCCTCGATGTCATCGGCGCTGACCGCCAGGTCACCCTGGACCTGCCCGAGCCCAAGGCCAGCGTCCTTCACGAGGTCGTCAACTGGCAGCTCGCCAAGCGCCGCCGCGGCACCGCCGCGACCAAGACGCGCGGCATGGTCTCCGGGACTACCGCCAAGATGTATCCGCAAAAGGGCACCGGCCGCGCCCGCCACGGCTCCTACAAGGCGCCCATCTTCGTGGGCGGCGGTATCGCCTTTGGCCCCCGTCCGCGCGACTACGGCTACAGCCTGCCCAAGCGCGTCCGCCAGCTCGGCCTGGCCATGGCCGTCAGCGCCCGCGCCCAGGACGGCAAGATGGCCCTGGTCGACTCCTTTAGTATCGGCGGCAAGACCAAGGAGTTCGTCGCCTGGGCCCATGACCACGGCTTCGACGGCAAAGAGCGCGTCCTTCTCGTCACCGACGACGAGATGGCCAGGCGCGCGGCCCGCAATCTGCCCTGGGTCGGCGTCTTGCCCCGCGTCGGCCTGAACGCCTACGACATCTTGCGCTACGACCGCCTGGTCGTCGACGCGGCCATGTTCGAAAACGGTCAGGTCGACGAAGAGGAGCAGGTCGAGGCGCCCACCCTTAGTCCCGCCAACGACGGCTTGAACGACGGCTTGAACGACGGCTTGAATACTAGCGGGGAGCTCCGCTCATGA